In the Qipengyuania gelatinilytica genome, TCGACGTCACGGTCGACGAATTCGATCACGGCCATGGCCGCAGCGTCGCTGCCGCGGTAGCCGGCCTTGATGACGCGGGTGTAACCGCCGTCACGGTCCGAATAACGCTCTGCCAGAACTTCGAAGAGCTTCTTGAGCTGCGTTTCGTCCTGAAGCTTGCTCATCGCAAGACGACGGTTCGAAAGACCGCCACGCTTTGCCAGCGTGATCAGCTTTTCGATGTAGGGACGCAGTTCCTTGGCCTTCGCCTGCGTGGTGAGGATCTGTTCGTGCTTGATGAGCGCGGCGCTCATGTTGCGGAACAGGGCCTTGCGGTGGCCAGTCTTACGCTGAAGCTTACGGCCTGCAATTTTATGACGCATTGTATCTTT is a window encoding:
- the rplQ gene encoding 50S ribosomal protein L17, coding for MRHKIAGRKLQRKTGHRKALFRNMSAALIKHEQILTTQAKAKELRPYIEKLITLAKRGGLSNRRLAMSKLQDETQLKKLFEVLAERYSDRDGGYTRVIKAGYRGSDAAAMAVIEFVDRDVDAKGQDSGPVMSDEEMEDA